The genomic region GGCGCGCAGACGCTCGTCTTGCAGATCATCTCGCTTGCCGGCTATGGCGTGCCCGACGAGCCCTGGCAGCAGATGCTTCATGCCACCGTGGTCGCGATCGTCGTGTTCCTGCCGACGCTGATCGCGATCCAGCGGCGCCATCCGCAGGCCGGGCTGTTCGTGTTCACCAATGCGGTCGCGGGCTGGACGCCGGTGGGCTGGCTGTTCTGCCTCTACTGGGCGCACCGGACGCGGCTGCTCGTGGACGAGGACGAGGCGACGTCGGCCGGGTGACGGCCATCGCCGTTTTCGTGCCGGATGCTGCGGCCGGGAGCTCGGCCGCACGCTCGTGATTGGAGGTAATCGGGTGTGATAGGCGAGTTCGATCCTGAAGACGTGCGGCTGGCGGTGATCGGCCTCGGCTATGTCGGGCTGCCGCTGGCGGTCGCCTTCGGCCGCCATCTCGACACGCTCGGCTTCGATGTGAGCGCGGCGCGGATCGCGGCGCTCAAACGCGGCATCGACGCGACCCGCGAGGTGACGGCCAAGGAGCTGGCGGCCGCCCGCCGCCTCGCCTTCTGCGACGATCCGGCCGCGCTTGCCGACCGCAACGTCTTCGTGGTCGCCGTGCCGACCCCGGTCGACACCCACAAGCGGCCGGACTTCGGCCCGCTCGTCGCGGCGAGCCGCACGGTGGGCGGGGCGCTCAAGCCGGGCGATGTGGTGATCTACGAGTCCACCGTCTATCCCGGGGCGACCGAAGAGATCTGCGTGCCGGTGCTGGAGGAGGTGTCGGGGCTCGCCTTCAACCGCGACTTCTTCGTCGGCTACAGCCCCGAGCGCATCAATCCCGGCGACCGCGCGCATCGCCTGGAGACCATCGTCAAGATCACCTCGGGCTCCACACCGGAGGCGGCGGCCTTCGTCGACGCGCTCTACCGCACCGTGGTGCGGGCCGGCACCCATCGCGCACCCTCGATCCGGGTGGCCGAGGCCGCGAAGGTGATCGAGAACACCCAGCGCGACCTCAACATCGCGCTCGTCAACGAGCTTGCGATGCTGTTCCATCGCCTGGGACTGGATACCACCGACGTGCTCGAGGCCGCGGGCACGAAGTGGAACTTCCTGCCCTTCCGCCCCGGGCTCGTCGGCGGTCACTGCATCGGCGTGGATCCCTACTACCTCACCCACAAGGCGCAGGAGGTCGGGCATCATCCCGAAATCATCCTCGCCGGCCGGCGGATCAACGACGGCATGGGTCGCTATGTCGCCGGGGAGGTCGTCAAGCTGATGAACCGCAAGCGGATCCTCGCCGCCGGCGCACGGGT from Rhodothalassiaceae bacterium harbors:
- the wbpA gene encoding UDP-N-acetyl-d-glucosamine 6-dehydrogenase WbpA gives rise to the protein MIGEFDPEDVRLAVIGLGYVGLPLAVAFGRHLDTLGFDVSAARIAALKRGIDATREVTAKELAAARRLAFCDDPAALADRNVFVVAVPTPVDTHKRPDFGPLVAASRTVGGALKPGDVVIYESTVYPGATEEICVPVLEEVSGLAFNRDFFVGYSPERINPGDRAHRLETIVKITSGSTPEAAAFVDALYRTVVRAGTHRAPSIRVAEAAKVIENTQRDLNIALVNELAMLFHRLGLDTTDVLEAAGTKWNFLPFRPGLVGGHCIGVDPYYLTHKAQEVGHHPEIILAGRRINDGMGRYVAGEVVKLMNRKRILAAGARVLVLGLAFKENCPDLRNTKVIDLVRELEEFGAEVTVHDPRVDAEEARAEYGIVLADAPGRGYDAVVLAVAHDEFRRMAAADIRALVREGGVVYDIKSAWPREVVDARL